A genomic window from Ananas comosus cultivar F153 linkage group 22, ASM154086v1, whole genome shotgun sequence includes:
- the LOC109726945 gene encoding benzyl alcohol O-benzoyltransferase-like, with the protein MAPPLTTVAVRRGKPVLVGPAKPTPREVKTLSDLDDQEGMRFYSAGIHLYRGDPAKAGQDPAKVIRAAIAEALVYYYPLAGRLREEAGRKLVVDCNGQGLMFVEADADVTVDDFGDVQGPPFPCFEQFVFDLAPGEDERVIDRPLLYLQVTRLACGGFVFGQWFSHCVTDAPGGMQFEKAIGEMARGAAAPSVAPVWAREFFSARSPPRPTHVHLEYEPSAGGPDRLMAVPRSEMVRERFFFGPKEIAALRKRAPPHLRASSSRFELITSCIWRSRTAALGYGPDEEVRVSFIVNARGRSSIPVPPGYYGNAYAFSVASSTAEKLTGSPIGYALELVKKAKANVTYEYLQSVADLMVLRGRPLFTVARTYIVSDISHAGFKDVDFGWGEAVYGGPAKGGEGPILGVANYYSRYKNDKGEEGTAVPVCLPLAAMERFRSEVQNLTKEPAFDPYEQHVANFNT; encoded by the exons ATGGCGCCGCCGTTGACGACCGTCGCAGTGCGCCGCGGCAAGCCGGTGCTGGTGGGGCCGGCGAAGCCGACGCCGCGCGAGGTGAAGACGCTGTCGGACCTCGACGACCAGGAGGGCATGCGGTTCTACAGCGCCGGCATCCACCTCTACCGCGGCGATCCGGCCAAGGCCGGGCAGGACCCCGCGAAGGTCATCCGCGCCGCCATCGCCGAGGCCCTCGTCTACTACTACCCGCTCGCCGGCCGCCtccgcgaggaggccgggcggaAGCTCGTCGTCGACTGCAACGGCCAGGGCCTCATGTTCGTCGAGGCCGACGCGGACGTCACCGTCGACGACTTTGGCGACGTCCAGGGCCCCCCGTTCCCCTGCTTCGAGCAGTTCGTCTTCGATCTCGCCCCGGGCGAGGACGAGCGCGTCATCGACCGCCCGTTGCTCTACCTTCAG gtgacgCGGCTGGCGTGCGGAGGATTCGTATTCGGGCAGTGGTTCTCTCACTGCGTAACGGACGCGCCGGGGGGGATGCAGTTCGAGAAGGCGATAGGGGAGATGGCgcggggggcggcggcgccgtcgGTGGCGCCGGTGTGGGCGCGGGAGTTCTTCAGCGCGCGCAGCCCGCCGCGGCCGACGCACGTGCACCTGGAGTACGAGCCGTCGGCGGGGGGGCCGGACAGGCTGATGGCGGTGCCGCGGAGCGAGATGGTGCGCGAGCGCTTCTTCTTCGGGCCCAAGGAGATCGCGGCGCTCCGCAAGCGGGCGCCGCCGCACCTGCGCGCCTCCTCCAGCCGCTTCGAGCTCATCACGTCCTGCATCTGGCGCAGCCGCACGGCGGCGCTCGGGTACGGCCCCGACGAGGAGGTGCGCGTGTCGTTCATCGTCAACGCGCGCGGCCGGAGCAGCATCCCGGTGCCGCCGGGCTACTACGGCAACGCCTACGCCTTCTCGGTGGCATCGTCCACCGCCGAGAAGCTCACGGGCAGCCCCATCGGGTACGCGCTGGAGCTGGTGAAGAAGGCGAAGGCCAACGTCACCTACGAATACCTGCAGTCGGTGGCCGACCTCATGGTTCTCCGCGGCCGGCCGCTGTTCACCGTCGCGCGGACGTACATCGTGTCCGACATCAGCCACGCCGGCTTCAAGGACGTCGACTTCGGCTGGGGGGAGGCTGTCTACGGGGGCCCCGCCAAGGGCGGGGAGGGCCCCATCCTCGGCGTCGCCAACTACTACTCGCGCTACAAGAACGACAAGGGCGAGGAGGGCACCGCCGTGCCCGTCTGCCTGCCGCTCGCCGCCATGGAGAGGTTCCGCTCCGAGGTCCAAAACCTCACCAAGGAGCCCGCGTTCGACCCCTACGAGCAACACGTCGCCAATTTTAATACATAA
- the LOC109727482 gene encoding benzyl alcohol O-benzoyltransferase-like, giving the protein MASGSLAFVARRSEPELVAPSKPTPRERKPLSDIDDQESLRFYRSVIYFFRRGPAGADSSSSKDPVGVLKRALADVLVFYYPIAGRIREEAGRKLVVDCTGEGVVFVGADADVRLDDFGSTLTPPIPCTGELLCLPESSSATVVDRPLLYIQVTRLACGGFVFGLQICHCLADAPGVGQFMTAVGELVRGAAAPSVRPVWARELLAARSPLRPAYEHPEYEAVADPGKDRIFPGDVMLHRPFFFCPAAIAALRKAAPPQLRNRCSRFELVAAFVWRCRTAALVYDPSDEVRFLCVVNARGKLRPPLPEGFYGNALTFGTAVTTAGELCERPYGHALELVRKAKERVMTDDYLQSAADVLVAKGRPRFTTARTYLVTDLTKARLHDIDLGWGTAVYGAPATTTLATFHMPTTNAEGEEGITVPICLPVQAMERFITEMEWLEKTTFSGGVSERSLGLGISSRL; this is encoded by the exons ATGGCTTCTGGATCTTTGGCTTTCGTGGCGCGGCGAAGCGAGCCGGAGCTCGTCGCGCCGTCGAAGCCGACGCCCCGCGAGCGGAAGCCGCTCTCCGACATCGACGACCAGGAGAGCCTCCGGTTCTACCGATCCGTCATATACTTCTTCCGCCGCGGTCCTGCCGGCGCCGATAGTAGTAGTTCTAAGGACCCCGTCGGCGTTTTGAAGCGTGCTCTCGCCGATGTGCTGGTGTTTTACTACCCGATCGCGGGCCGGattcgcgaggaggccgggcggaAGCTCGTGGTGGATTGCACCGGCGAGGGGGTCGTGTTCGTCGGGGCCGACGCCGACGTCCGGCTCGATGATTTCGGTTCCACATTGACCCCGCCTATCCCGTGCACCGGCGAGCTTCTTTGCCTGCCGGAGAGCTCCTCGGCCACCGTAGTTGACCGGCCGTTGCTCTATATTCAG GTGACGCGGCTGGCGTGCGGAGGATTCGTCTTCGGCCTCCAGATCTGCCACTGCCTGGCCGACGCGCCGGGCGTGGGGCAGTTCATGACGGCCGTCGGCGAGCTGGTGCGCGGCGCGGCCGCCCCTTCCGTGCGGCCCGTGTGGGCCAGGGAGCTCCTCGCCGCACGGTCCCCGCTGCGCCCCGCCTACGAGCACCCGGAGTACGAGGCGGTGGCCGACCCTGGCAAGGACCGCATATTCCCCGGCGACGTAATGCTGCACCGCCCCTTCTTCTTCTGCCCTGCGGCTATCGCCGCCTTGCGAAAGGCGGCCCCGCCGCAACTACGGAACAGATGCTCGCGCTTCGAGCTGGTTGCCGCGTTCGTGTGGCGGTGCCGCACCGCGGCACTGGTGTACGACCCCTCCGACGAGGTCCGGTTCCTGTGCGTTGTGAACGCACGCGGGAAGCTACGTCCCCCGCTCCCCGAGGGGTTCTACGGCAACGCACTAACTTTCG GCACTGCAGTGACCACAGCCGGGGAGCTTTGCGAGAGGCCGTACGGGCACGCGCTAGAGCTGGTTCGAAAGGCAAAGGAGAGGGTGATGACTGACGACTACCTGCAGTCTGCGGCGGACGTGCTGGTGGCGAAGGGCAGGCCGCGGTTCACGACCGCGCGGACGTACCTGGTGACCGACCTGACCAAGGCGCGGCTGCACGACATCGACCTCGGGTGGGGGACGGCGGTCTACGGCGCACCGGCCACCACGACACTGGCCACGTTTCACATGCCGACGACGAACGCCGAGGGCGAGGAAGGGATCACCGTGCCTATCTGCTTGCCGGTGCAAGCCATGGAGAGGTTCATTACAGAAATGGAGTGGCTCGAAAAGACTACTTTCAGTGGAGGAGTGTCGGAGCGGAGCTTGGGATTAGGGATAAGCTCAAGATTATAA
- the LOC109727474 gene encoding benzyl alcohol O-benzoyltransferase-like, with protein sequence MAPTASSLTFKARRGAPMLVAPAAATPHEVKPLSDIDDQQGLRFYRSGIHFYRSDPAKAGQDPTAVVKKALADALVYYYPLAGRLREVEGRKLVVDCTAEGAVFVEADADVTVEDFGDLLSPPIPCIEELLCEPDSNTAVVTDRPLLFIQVTRLRCGGFVFALQICHNMADAAGVMQFVQALGELARGTPGAPTVPPVWARELLLARSPPRVTHAHLEYRCPEQPSAAVVRPDDATLERRAFFFGPRELSALRMPQVRCSRFETVAAFVWRCRAAALGCGGEADEARIQFVVNSRGLRDSPLPRGFYGNAFAFAVAAATVGELRDGGFAFALQKVAAAKAEVTMECIRSVADFNMVSERRPNFGASAARSYMVSDVTRAGFENVDFGWGVNVYGGPATANLATFHLKGRNQSGEEGIIVPMCLPAQAMERFVKEVEIGLGFDNNYY encoded by the exons ATGGCGCCCACGGCCTCTTCTCTCACCTTCAAGGCTCGCCGCGGCGCGCCGATGCTCGTCGCGCCGGCAGCGGCGACGCCGCACGAGGTCAAGCCGCTCTCCGACATCGACGACCAGCAGGGCCTGCGGTTCTACCGGTCGGGGATCCACTTCTACCGGAGCGATCCGGCGAAGGCCGGGCAGGACCCCACGGCTGTCGTAAAGAAGGCGCTCGCCGATGCATTGGTCTACTACTACCCTCTCGCCGGCCGGCTGCGTGAGGTCGAGGGGAGGAAGCTGGTGGTGGATTGCACTGCCGAGGGGGCCGTGTTCGTCGAGGCCGACGCAGATGTCACGGTGGAGGATTTCGGCGATCTGCTGAGCCCGCCGATCCCCTGCATCGAGGAGCTGCTCTGCGAACCGGACAGCAACACTGCCGTTGTTACTGATCGGCCGTTGCTGTTCATACAG GTGACGCGGCTGCGGTGCGGGGGGTTCGTCTTCGCGCTGCAGATCTGCCACAACATGGCGGACGCCGCGGGGGTGATGCAGTTCGTGCAAGCGCTCGGCGAGCTCGCCCGCGGCACGCCCGGCGCCCCGACCGTGCCGCCCGTGTGGGCGCGGGAGCTGCTCCTCGCCCGCTCCCCGCCGCGCGTCACGCACGCCCACTTGGAGTACCGCTGCCCGGAGCAGCCGAGCGCCGCCGTGGTCCGCCCCGACGACGCTACTCTCGAGCGCCGCGCCTTCTTCTTCGGCCCCCGCGAGCTCTCCGCGCTGCGGATGCCGCAGGTGCGGTGCTCGCGTTTCGAGACGGTGGCGGCGTTCGTGTGGCGGTGCCGCGCGGCGGCGCTCGGGTGCGGCGGGGAGGCGGACGAGGCGCGCATACAGTTCGTGGTCAACTCGCGGGGGCTCCGCGACTCGCCGCTGCCGCGGGGGTTCTACGGGAACGCGTTCGCGTTCGCtgtggcggcggcgacggtggggGAGCTGAGAGATGGCGGGTTCGCGTTCGCGCTGCagaaggtggcggcggcgaaggcggaggtCACGATGGAATGCATCCGGTCCGTCGCGGACTtcaacatggtatcagagcggagGCCGAATTTCGGCGCGTCGGCCGCGCGGTCGTATATGGTGTCGGACGTGACCCGCGCCGGGTTCGAGAACGTCGACTTCGGGTGGGGGGTGAACGTCTACGGCGGGCCGGCGACCGCCAACCTGGCGACCTTCCATCTGAAGGGCAGAAATCAGAGCGGGGAGGAAGGGATCATCGTGCCAATGTGCCTGCCGGCACAGGCCATGGAGCGGTTCGTCAAGGAGGTCGAAATCGGGCTAGGTTtcgataataattattattga